In one Brassica oleracea var. oleracea cultivar TO1000 chromosome C9, BOL, whole genome shotgun sequence genomic region, the following are encoded:
- the LOC106314373 gene encoding glutathione S-transferase T3-like — MDPFSLTSPGPVNIDVGSSDVPKPVERRKWTTQEDLVLISAWLNTSKDPIVSNQHKLGSFWKRIEDYFNSSPQLTGFASREWSQCKQRWGRLNDQVSKFVGSYQAALKEQASGQNENDVMKSAHDIFFNDYHGKFTLEHAWRELRFDQKWRSISLPRDGAKEKRKEAAETVPDSEEESQAEVPRLMSSPLRKAFLMSVKCVGFAIKFGINRYIIV; from the exons ATGGATCCGTTTTCCCTTACTTCTCCCGGCCCTGTGAACATAGACGTAGGGTCTTCTGATGTTCCTAAACCGGTGGAAAGGAGAAAGTGGACAACACAAGAAGACTTAGTCCTCATAAGTGCTTGGTTAAACACCAGCAAGGATCCCATAGTTAGTAACCAGCATAAGTTAGGGTCGTTTTGGAAAAGAATTGAGGATTATTTCAATTCCAGCCCTCAGCTCACAGGCTTTGCTTCTAGAGAGTGGAGTCAGTGTAAGCAGAGGTGGGGAAGGCTCAATGACCAGGTGTCTAAGTTTGTGGGAAGCTATCAGGCCGCTTTGAAGGAGCAAGCTAGTGGCCAAAATGAGAACGATGTCATGAAGTCTGCCCATGACATCTTCTTCAACGACTACCACGGCAAGTTCACACTTGAACATGCGTGGAGGGAGCTGCGGTTCGATCAAAAATGGAGGTCTATCTCTTTACCAAGAGATGGTGCAAAGGAGAAAAGGAAGGAAGCTGCAGAGACGGTACCTGACTCGGAAGAG GAGAGTCAAGCAGAAGTTCCTAGGTTGATGTCGTCTCCTCTACGGAAAGCCTTTCTAATGTCGGTGAAATGCGTGGGATTCGCAATCAAATTCGGGATCAACAGATACATCATCGTTTGA